A section of the Pseudomonadota bacterium genome encodes:
- the rpiB gene encoding ribose 5-phosphate isomerase B, translating to MNHVVAIANDHAGVALKQALLGDIAACGFTVLDLGATTTDSVDYADYGHAVAQAVSEGRAQFGIAICGSGIGISIAANRHAGIRAALCSSGLAAELSRQHNNANVLCLGARLIGEAEAKECVRRFLTTAFEGGRHAARITKIETLN from the coding sequence TTGAATCACGTTGTCGCCATTGCAAACGATCACGCCGGCGTTGCCTTGAAACAGGCGCTGCTGGGCGACATTGCCGCATGCGGCTTCACGGTGCTCGACCTTGGCGCCACCACCACCGATTCTGTCGATTATGCCGATTACGGCCACGCCGTGGCGCAGGCCGTGAGCGAGGGCCGCGCCCAGTTTGGCATCGCCATCTGCGGTTCGGGTATTGGCATCTCGATCGCCGCCAACCGCCATGCGGGCATTCGCGCCGCGCTGTGCAGTAGCGGCCTTGCCGCTGAATTATCGCGCCAGCACAACAATGCCAACGTGCTGTGCCTGGGCGCGCGGCTGATTGGCGAAGCGGAGGCGAAAGAATGCGTCCGCCGTTTTTTGACCACCGCCTTCGAGGGTGGCCGCCACGCCGCCCGCATCACCAAAATTGAAACACTGAACTAG
- a CDS encoding prepilin peptidase, with amino-acid sequence MDQAMVIWAFIAFFGACIGSFLTLVTYRLPREEPIGLSRSRCPGCGTTLRARDLVPVLSWAANRGRCGHCKTRVSIRYPLTELACALGAVLAVRFYGLTLEAFAVAGLWWCIVAIVVTDLEHYIILDEVQIAIVVFGALYHYALGTEIQTVIGAGLLGLGIGLALKYGFLYFRNKDGLGLGDVKLLFGVGIWLASAPSFVPFLFFSGVLGVVCGLLWRIAGRGEQFPFGPALAASLLICVVWPQAATQFWQLYGLVGA; translated from the coding sequence ATGGATCAAGCGATGGTTATCTGGGCATTTATTGCGTTTTTTGGTGCTTGCATTGGCTCGTTCCTGACACTCGTCACCTACCGTCTGCCACGTGAGGAGCCCATTGGCTTGTCGCGGTCGCGCTGCCCGGGGTGTGGCACCACCCTGCGGGCGCGGGATTTGGTGCCGGTGCTCTCCTGGGCCGCCAATCGCGGCCGCTGCGGCCATTGCAAAACCCGCGTCAGCATCCGCTATCCGCTGACGGAGCTAGCCTGCGCGCTCGGCGCGGTGCTGGCGGTGCGGTTCTACGGGCTGACGCTGGAGGCCTTCGCGGTCGCCGGGCTGTGGTGGTGCATCGTCGCCATCGTGGTGACGGATCTGGAACATTACATCATCCTCGATGAGGTGCAGATCGCCATCGTCGTCTTCGGCGCGCTCTATCACTACGCGCTTGGCACGGAGATTCAGACGGTGATCGGTGCCGGGTTGCTTGGCCTTGGCATCGGCCTCGCGCTGAAATATGGCTTCCTTTATTTCCGCAACAAAGACGGGCTCGGCCTGGGCGATGTGAAGCTGCTGTTTGGCGTCGGCATCTGGCTTGCGAGCGCACCAAGCTTTGTGCCGTTTTTATTTTTCTCCGGCGTGCTCGGCGTGGTCTGCGGATTGCTCTGGCGCATCGCTGGTCGCGGCGAACAATTCCCCTTCGGCCCGGCCCTGGCGGCATCGCTGCTGATTTGCGTCGTGTGGCCGCAAGCGGCAACGCAGTTCTGGCAATTATACGGATTGGTCGGCGCGTAA
- a CDS encoding secretin N-terminal domain-containing protein: MRSTLHVAKWALLIACIAPLSGCTFLDSFVPKKGETTDVLDRSKNLTVNDFRNLSEIDKDKSDAEPSVTAAVGVPPIPDIAQVLAAPRPPKVANSKLVTLAVTEDVPLRDVLFELGRLAGVDIEVGSGLDKTGINLRATDRPFNEVIERIATLGHLRYSVTGSSIRVERDLPYLKNYSLDFLNFVRSSTSGYTLTTNILASGSSGGSSSSSSSSSSGSGSGSSGTGTVGTSGSTAAINTTAESDLWASLEASITEILNYNPDGEAVAAAGGGLDAASGAAGGKGGTLVINRQAGVLSVNATERQHEMVHNFLGMMNRNASAQVLIEAKVVEVSLLDQFVSGVNWTSLLGSAGGVQVGLGSYAGSITDGPTTGSALTLSVNAGDLDAIVAATQRFGTTRTLSSPRLSAINNQQAILTFARNVVFFECTTSDATTTTTATAGTITIDPKPKCTASSVPIGVVLNIIPAVNLDSQQVTLNVRPTLTRIVDNVRDPAGVVNGYVSTYPVVEVRELDSVMKVNSGGVMVIGGLMEDVSRNASDGIPGVSEIPLFGNLFKGRSEDTFKRELVIFIKATIVNPDGSAGAADHKVYKKFITDPRPLF; the protein is encoded by the coding sequence ATGCGTTCAACATTACACGTTGCTAAATGGGCGTTGCTGATAGCCTGTATTGCGCCACTTTCTGGCTGCACCTTCCTTGATTCCTTCGTCCCCAAAAAAGGTGAAACGACGGATGTGCTCGACCGCAGCAAGAACCTCACCGTCAATGACTTTCGCAACCTGAGCGAGATCGATAAAGATAAGAGCGACGCCGAACCTAGCGTGACCGCCGCTGTCGGCGTGCCGCCCATCCCTGATATTGCGCAGGTGCTTGCCGCGCCGCGCCCACCGAAAGTGGCCAACAGCAAACTGGTAACGCTTGCCGTGACCGAAGATGTGCCGCTGCGCGACGTGCTGTTCGAGCTGGGCCGCCTTGCGGGCGTCGATATTGAAGTGGGTTCGGGGCTGGATAAAACCGGCATCAACTTGCGCGCAACCGATCGGCCGTTCAACGAGGTGATCGAGCGCATCGCGACGCTGGGCCATCTGCGTTACAGCGTGACGGGCAGCTCCATCCGTGTCGAGCGCGATTTGCCGTATCTTAAAAACTACTCGCTCGATTTCCTGAACTTTGTGCGCTCCAGCACCAGCGGTTACACGCTGACGACGAATATCCTCGCATCCGGCAGCAGCGGGGGTAGCTCCAGCTCCAGCAGTAGCAGTTCGAGCGGCAGCGGGAGCGGCAGCTCCGGCACCGGTACGGTCGGCACCAGCGGTTCGACCGCAGCGATCAACACCACGGCGGAAAGCGATCTGTGGGCTTCGCTTGAGGCCTCCATTACCGAAATTCTGAACTATAATCCCGATGGTGAGGCCGTTGCTGCGGCTGGCGGCGGGCTGGATGCGGCATCCGGTGCGGCTGGTGGCAAAGGGGGCACGCTCGTCATCAACCGGCAAGCGGGTGTTCTCTCGGTCAACGCCACGGAGCGTCAGCACGAGATGGTGCATAACTTCCTGGGCATGATGAACCGCAATGCTTCGGCGCAGGTGCTGATTGAAGCCAAGGTGGTTGAGGTGTCGTTGCTCGACCAGTTCGTCTCGGGCGTTAACTGGACCTCGCTGCTGGGCAGTGCCGGTGGCGTGCAGGTCGGCCTGGGCAGCTATGCCGGCAGCATTACGGATGGCCCGACGACGGGCAGTGCGCTCACCTTGTCGGTGAATGCCGGCGATCTGGACGCGATTGTTGCGGCAACCCAACGTTTCGGTACGACGCGCACCCTTTCCAGTCCGCGCCTTTCGGCGATCAACAACCAGCAGGCGATCCTGACCTTCGCCCGCAATGTGGTATTCTTTGAATGTACCACATCGGACGCGACCACCACCACAACGGCCACCGCGGGCACGATCACCATCGATCCCAAGCCCAAATGTACGGCAAGCTCCGTGCCGATCGGGGTGGTGCTGAACATCATTCCGGCCGTGAACCTCGATAGCCAGCAAGTGACCCTGAACGTGCGGCCGACGCTGACGCGGATCGTAGATAATGTGAGAGATCCTGCCGGTGTCGTGAACGGCTATGTCAGCACCTATCCTGTCGTCGAAGTGCGCGAGCTGGATTCGGTGATGAAAGTGAATTCCGGCGGCGTCATGGTCATCGGCGGGTTGATGGAAGATGTCAGCCGCAATGCAAGCGACGGCATTCCCGGCGTTTCCGAGATTCCGCTGTTTGGCAACCTGTTCAAGGGCCGTTCCGAGGACACGTTCAAGCGCGAACTGGTGATTTTCATCAAGGCCACCATCGTCAATCCGGATGGTAGCGCTGGTGCGGCTGATCATAAGGTGTATAAAAAGTTCATCACCGATCCGCGGCCACTGTTTTAA